One Rhizobium sp. 9140 genomic region harbors:
- a CDS encoding NosD domain-containing protein, which produces MSVRRIVLGFTAALCLLIPVYASALQDTSLQGPAAENEAEFAEIRVRLSEGRSVFLENRGRPYRINGTLTFARNASLRGAVGTVLIAEGDGAAFDVPPSATHVAIENITFRQNGRSRTLGTVRAGNFRLTGGGAVDAGTLVFSNARNGRVERARFENGVAANAIAITNGSSGIAIEGNEFERNAGFGIQIDNGANGNDISNNSTRANGIELVGIRYNAFGNVIAYNRAEGTGDNGISVTGDRNVVLGNRVSGNALNGIAIYGDENTVMGNVAIGNGQNLNPRSPLHNPQDTSVYAGILANGAFGGGGRNNVIVGNIIADDQGRPTQLRCVMVGQGYGRWKAATDYTARRFIYADGEIYQTENAGTSGTLAPSGRGVVTDGRIAWRHIRTLAGNGRPSGNMIANNQTAGCDHPPAHAETSGQP; this is translated from the coding sequence GTGTCTGTGCGGCGCATCGTGCTCGGCTTTACGGCCGCGCTCTGCCTGCTCATCCCGGTCTATGCCTCGGCCTTGCAGGACACGAGCCTCCAGGGTCCCGCAGCCGAGAACGAGGCAGAGTTCGCCGAGATCCGGGTCCGCCTTTCCGAAGGCCGGTCGGTGTTTCTGGAGAACCGGGGCCGCCCCTACAGGATCAACGGGACACTGACATTCGCCCGCAATGCCAGCCTTCGCGGTGCGGTCGGAACGGTTCTGATCGCCGAGGGCGATGGTGCCGCGTTCGACGTGCCGCCCAGTGCGACGCATGTCGCGATCGAGAACATAACCTTTCGCCAGAACGGGCGGAGCCGGACCCTCGGCACCGTTCGTGCCGGTAATTTTCGCCTCACAGGCGGCGGTGCGGTTGATGCGGGAACCTTGGTCTTCTCCAATGCCCGCAACGGGCGCGTCGAACGCGCGCGCTTCGAGAACGGGGTGGCCGCCAACGCGATCGCCATCACCAACGGTTCCTCCGGGATTGCCATCGAAGGCAACGAATTCGAACGCAATGCCGGCTTCGGCATCCAAATCGACAACGGTGCGAACGGCAATGACATCTCCAACAACTCGACGCGGGCAAACGGCATCGAGCTCGTCGGCATTCGCTACAACGCCTTCGGCAACGTGATCGCCTACAACAGAGCCGAAGGTACGGGTGATAATGGAATCTCCGTGACCGGCGACCGCAATGTCGTGCTCGGCAACCGCGTCTCCGGCAACGCGCTGAACGGCATTGCGATCTATGGCGACGAAAACACGGTTATGGGTAATGTCGCCATCGGCAACGGGCAGAATCTCAACCCGAGATCTCCGCTGCACAACCCGCAGGACACGAGCGTCTATGCCGGCATCCTCGCCAACGGCGCATTCGGGGGCGGTGGCCGAAACAACGTGATCGTCGGCAACATCATCGCGGACGACCAGGGGCGACCGACACAGTTGCGATGCGTCATGGTCGGGCAGGGCTATGGTCGATGGAAGGCCGCGACGGATTACACTGCGAGACGCTTCATCTATGCGGATGGCGAAATCTATCAGACGGAGAACGCCGGTACCTCCGGTACGCTCGCGCCCTCGGGCAGGGGCGTCGTCACGGACGGCCGGATCGCCTGGAGGCATATCCGGACGCTCGCCGGAAACGGACGACCGTCGGGCAACATGATCGCGAACAACCAGACGGCAGGCTGCGACCATCCGCCCGCGCACGCGGAGACCTCCGGACAGCCATAG
- a CDS encoding polysaccharide pyruvyl transferase family protein, which produces MFKSPLVLGINVRGVLNNGFTVEKCLSVAGNNTGNLIFSESLFRVIRNGVISSYHFTPEVAKGRDAVVVAAANWLNPHSDFGVLAERLEALKLPVILVGLGAQPSKGREHPTLKPGTERLVRLAADSSKMISVRGPFSAEVLNGFGVKNVEVTGCPSLLLASYARGPLSKVSKNPQRVAFHSTRHLMHDTSPLQDYFYKEAYRQRYDIVLQSELADFYYALGRTVNKEIMAKVDPIVCKSYGDSDAEAVGRYLRLHGKVFYDLEKWTDYAQTQDLFVGTRIHGTVAALLAGTPGILMTHDARTVELAQTLNIPFVPAETVDMTRSLDLPALIEQADFSRFEARYGAYLRTFTAFFKSNGLEMREEQDIMAA; this is translated from the coding sequence TTGTTCAAATCTCCTCTCGTCCTTGGAATCAACGTTCGCGGCGTCCTCAACAATGGCTTCACGGTCGAAAAGTGCCTGAGCGTCGCTGGCAACAATACCGGCAACCTCATTTTCTCGGAATCGCTCTTCCGGGTGATCCGCAACGGCGTCATCTCCTCCTACCACTTCACGCCGGAGGTCGCCAAAGGCCGGGACGCGGTGGTGGTCGCTGCGGCCAACTGGCTGAACCCGCATAGCGATTTCGGCGTGCTGGCCGAGCGTCTGGAGGCCTTGAAACTCCCGGTCATCCTTGTCGGGCTCGGCGCGCAGCCGAGCAAAGGCCGGGAGCATCCGACCCTGAAGCCGGGTACGGAGCGTCTCGTCCGGCTGGCGGCCGACAGCTCGAAGATGATTTCCGTGCGGGGTCCGTTCTCGGCCGAGGTTCTCAACGGCTTCGGCGTGAAGAACGTCGAGGTAACCGGATGCCCGTCGCTTCTTCTTGCCAGCTATGCACGCGGCCCGCTTTCCAAGGTGTCGAAGAATCCGCAGCGGGTGGCGTTCCACTCTACACGGCACCTCATGCACGATACGAGCCCTTTGCAGGACTATTTTTACAAGGAAGCCTACCGCCAGCGCTACGATATCGTCCTGCAGTCCGAGCTTGCCGATTTCTACTATGCGCTGGGCCGCACCGTGAACAAGGAGATCATGGCAAAGGTCGATCCCATCGTCTGCAAGTCTTACGGCGACAGCGATGCGGAGGCGGTCGGGCGGTATCTCCGGCTGCACGGCAAGGTGTTCTACGACCTCGAGAAGTGGACCGACTACGCCCAGACGCAGGACCTGTTCGTCGGAACGCGCATCCACGGAACCGTTGCGGCCCTGCTGGCGGGAACGCCCGGCATCCTGATGACGCACGACGCAAGAACGGTCGAGCTCGCCCAGACGCTGAACATTCCGTTCGTGCCCGCCGAGACCGTCGACATGACGCGAAGCCTCGACCTGCCGGCGCTTATCGAACAGGCCGATTTCAGCCGCTTCGAGGCGCGGTACGGCGCCTATCTCAGGACCTTCACGGCGTTCTTCAAGAGCAACGGTCTGGAGATGCGCGAGGAGCAGGACATCATGGCCGCCTGA
- a CDS encoding glycosyltransferase — protein MERVRSEQVIAPVQFDRRIFREPYPETPLSDYEQVAAEFDESFYQSQVLEPIGPEIDLIEHFLSTGWKEGYDPSPAFSVKAYLKANPDVREAGHNPFVHYLRWGRDEGRAAPLMPDIGEPPAETEHAPAGTIAGVAPSDYECVAEEFDPAFYLTYFLKPPGPEIDLIEHFLSKGWIDGYDPSPAFSVSAYLEANPDVRSKGVNPFVHYLQRGRLEGRRFAPTAASRDSDIANIELSDYEWVAPEFDSQFYLRHFPEPPGSEIDLIEHFLSKGHLAGFDPSPTFSVSAYLDANADVRSSGFNPFVHYIRWGRREGRDLARPVRTGEQDHRTFDLSDYELVALEFDNAFYLGHFPDHPGEDIDLIEHFLSKGWSDGWDPSASFSLSAYLEANPDVSDSDWNPFVHYLRWGRAEGRSFSEVSHAGEREDERVRAAFDEDYYLASSPDLQGSGLDLFEHYMNHGWRELRDPSPTFNTRYYLEKNEDIKNGGGNPFKHFILHGISEGRRAIRYETHLALKEYAPLVTAIVPNFNHARFLQKRLDCILNQTYENLEVIILDDCSTDDSRTVIADYAARYPQIRTILNTANSGGVFKQWRKGIESAAGEVIWICESDDFCELDFLEHCVRPLVDESVMVAFGRIQFSDAVGNMSPGLDDYRERAAAGIWSQPFKRPAHQFFRGGFGKSNLIPNVGGCVFRNQNIPEEVWDELVSYKICGDWYLYSILAGGGQMAYAPEAVAYFRQHGKNTSVKGFIQPKYYAEHQKIMVSLRERWGTPDDIALEFYFNVYRQFVYSGAEKHIGALTMHYHNEKVLRTKRSTKHILVATLGFHLGGGEIFPIHLANTLVEMGYLVSFLITDGWKQNANVRNLLDRRVAVYDAHWVTEVGIDHFIETAGIDLVHSHVASVEYFFFGARNRCNNKVRYIVTLHGSYEVTPMGEDMLFRLIRGVDHWTYLSAKNLAHLDGVPLDPNRVTFIPNGMPSDDRPFPISRAELGVPEGGVLFTLASRAIKEKGWRVAIEAKRIAQRHSEVPLHLMLCGSGPELAVLQEEFSEEEGVHFVGYQECINGAYAISDVAILPSRFEGESFPLTLIQAMHMGAPIIATDIGEIRKMLTAGEKTAGILVPNTAADDIFTTDFSNAMIEMTRKDVRDRFSNASLSVGSSYTIEAVAKKYTEIYKKYLK, from the coding sequence TTGGAACGTGTACGAAGCGAGCAGGTCATCGCCCCGGTTCAGTTCGATCGCCGGATCTTCCGCGAGCCCTATCCCGAGACCCCGCTCAGCGACTATGAGCAGGTCGCCGCGGAATTCGATGAGAGCTTCTACCAGAGCCAGGTTCTCGAACCGATCGGCCCCGAGATCGATCTTATTGAACACTTCCTGTCGACGGGGTGGAAAGAGGGCTACGATCCGTCACCTGCCTTTTCCGTCAAAGCCTATCTTAAGGCGAACCCCGACGTTCGCGAGGCCGGGCACAACCCGTTCGTCCATTACCTGCGATGGGGACGGGACGAGGGACGAGCGGCACCGCTTATGCCGGACATCGGCGAACCGCCGGCCGAAACAGAGCATGCCCCGGCCGGGACGATCGCGGGGGTTGCGCCCAGCGACTATGAGTGCGTGGCCGAGGAATTCGATCCCGCCTTCTACCTGACCTACTTCCTGAAGCCGCCGGGGCCGGAGATCGACCTGATCGAGCATTTTCTGTCGAAAGGCTGGATCGACGGTTACGACCCGAGCCCCGCATTTTCCGTCTCCGCCTATCTCGAGGCCAACCCGGATGTGCGGAGCAAGGGGGTGAACCCCTTCGTCCATTATCTGCAGCGCGGACGGCTGGAAGGGCGACGTTTTGCGCCGACCGCCGCGAGCCGAGACAGCGACATCGCCAATATCGAACTCAGCGATTACGAATGGGTCGCACCGGAATTCGACAGTCAGTTCTACCTGCGGCATTTTCCCGAGCCGCCGGGAAGCGAGATCGACCTCATCGAGCACTTCCTGTCCAAGGGCCATCTCGCCGGGTTCGATCCGTCGCCGACCTTCTCCGTTTCGGCCTATCTCGACGCCAATGCGGACGTACGCTCGTCCGGCTTCAACCCTTTCGTTCACTATATCCGATGGGGACGACGCGAGGGCAGAGACCTCGCAAGACCGGTCAGAACCGGGGAACAGGACCACCGAACCTTTGATCTCAGCGATTATGAGCTCGTCGCTCTTGAGTTCGATAATGCCTTCTATCTCGGCCATTTCCCCGATCATCCGGGAGAGGATATCGACCTCATCGAGCACTTCCTGTCAAAAGGCTGGTCCGACGGCTGGGATCCGTCCGCGTCCTTTTCGCTGAGTGCCTATCTGGAGGCCAATCCCGACGTCAGCGATAGCGACTGGAATCCCTTCGTCCATTACCTCAGATGGGGGCGGGCGGAAGGGCGCAGCTTCTCGGAAGTTTCCCATGCCGGCGAGCGCGAGGACGAGCGGGTGCGCGCCGCCTTCGACGAGGATTACTATCTCGCATCATCGCCGGATCTGCAGGGCTCGGGGCTCGATCTCTTCGAGCATTATATGAACCATGGCTGGCGCGAGCTTCGCGATCCGAGCCCGACGTTCAATACGCGCTACTACCTGGAGAAGAACGAGGACATCAAGAACGGCGGTGGCAATCCGTTCAAGCACTTCATCCTGCATGGCATCAGCGAGGGCCGTCGTGCGATCCGCTACGAGACGCATCTGGCGCTGAAGGAATACGCGCCTCTCGTGACCGCCATCGTTCCCAATTTCAACCATGCACGGTTCCTCCAGAAGCGCCTCGACTGCATCCTGAACCAGACCTATGAAAACCTGGAGGTGATCATCCTCGACGATTGCTCCACGGATGACAGCCGGACGGTCATTGCGGACTATGCCGCGCGTTATCCGCAGATACGCACGATCCTGAACACCGCGAATTCGGGCGGCGTTTTCAAGCAGTGGCGCAAGGGGATCGAGAGTGCAGCAGGCGAGGTCATCTGGATCTGCGAGAGCGACGACTTCTGCGAGCTGGACTTCCTCGAGCACTGCGTGCGACCGCTGGTGGACGAAAGCGTCATGGTCGCCTTCGGGCGCATCCAGTTCTCCGACGCCGTGGGCAATATGAGCCCCGGCCTCGACGACTACCGCGAACGTGCCGCGGCGGGTATCTGGAGCCAACCCTTCAAGCGTCCGGCCCACCAGTTCTTCCGCGGCGGCTTCGGCAAGTCCAATCTCATTCCGAACGTCGGCGGCTGCGTCTTCCGCAACCAGAACATCCCGGAAGAGGTGTGGGACGAACTCGTCTCCTACAAGATCTGCGGCGACTGGTATCTCTACTCGATCCTGGCGGGCGGCGGTCAGATGGCCTATGCGCCCGAGGCCGTGGCGTATTTCCGCCAGCACGGCAAGAATACCTCGGTCAAAGGCTTCATTCAGCCGAAATATTATGCAGAGCACCAGAAGATCATGGTGTCGCTACGCGAACGCTGGGGCACGCCGGATGATATCGCCCTGGAGTTCTACTTCAACGTCTACCGTCAGTTCGTCTATTCCGGAGCCGAGAAGCACATCGGCGCGCTGACGATGCACTATCATAACGAAAAGGTGCTGAGGACCAAACGCTCGACCAAGCACATTCTCGTCGCAACGCTCGGCTTCCATCTCGGTGGCGGCGAAATCTTCCCCATCCATCTCGCCAATACGCTGGTGGAAATGGGATATCTCGTCTCCTTCCTCATCACCGACGGGTGGAAGCAGAACGCGAACGTTCGCAACCTGCTCGACCGGCGCGTCGCCGTCTACGACGCACACTGGGTTACCGAAGTCGGCATCGATCATTTCATCGAAACGGCCGGCATCGATCTGGTGCATTCCCATGTCGCATCGGTCGAGTATTTCTTCTTCGGCGCCCGGAACCGCTGCAACAACAAGGTGCGCTACATCGTGACGCTGCACGGCTCGTACGAGGTCACGCCGATGGGCGAGGACATGCTGTTTCGGCTCATTCGGGGCGTGGACCACTGGACCTATCTGAGCGCGAAGAATCTGGCCCATCTCGACGGTGTTCCGCTCGATCCGAACCGGGTGACCTTTATTCCGAACGGCATGCCCTCCGACGACCGGCCGTTCCCGATCTCGCGGGCAGAGCTTGGTGTGCCCGAAGGGGGCGTGCTGTTCACGCTCGCCTCCCGCGCCATCAAGGAGAAGGGCTGGCGCGTCGCCATCGAGGCGAAGCGTATCGCGCAGCGGCATTCCGAGGTGCCGTTGCACCTGATGCTGTGCGGCTCAGGGCCGGAACTTGCGGTGCTGCAGGAAGAGTTCTCGGAAGAAGAAGGCGTTCATTTCGTCGGTTATCAGGAGTGCATCAACGGCGCCTACGCCATCTCCGACGTCGCTATCCTGCCATCCCGGTTCGAGGGCGAGTCATTCCCGCTCACCCTCATCCAGGCGATGCACATGGGCGCGCCCATCATCGCTACGGATATCGGCGAGATCCGCAAGATGCTGACGGCCGGAGAGAAGACGGCGGGCATCCTGGTGCCGAATACCGCGGCGGACGACATATTCACCACCGATTTTTCCAACGCAATGATCGAAATGACCCGGAAAGACGTGCGCGACCGCTTCTCCAATGCCTCGCTGTCCGTCGGATCGTCTTACACGATCGAGGCGGTCGCGAAGAAATACACGGAAATCTACAAGAAATACCTGAAGTAG
- a CDS encoding EAL domain-containing protein: MTQPIVLMTTDRLPLADKGTRTFHYVIQNIDDISSVYGHGLAGRVLVEVAARADLAFANRSWPAVIEAWGVTFVCYDFDDGVDDWTMLESSLVVICGDAIVVGGHAVFVSLTLLEMSNIARLATSRQRGRMVNAFEFRGDMCVAASIHRALARSGIYFSEGRVTASDGGADLYRPLLPHVVYGDGREIADREVSARDFLPALDRVGLTRVFDRMVVLAAIDRLRHHPDETLGCSISALSAIDDVWWHSTLIILSAQPAIAVRLIVEIERLHLLAHPEPVALFAAALRARGCRVAIGDFDGTAPALALARDGVIDLIKIDAGRGANGQPATRRADINALIRQASHLQAAVVAANVENETDFAEVLAAGARWVHGSFIG; this comes from the coding sequence ATGACACAGCCCATAGTGCTGATGACCACCGACAGGCTTCCATTGGCGGACAAGGGCACCAGAACGTTTCACTATGTCATTCAGAACATTGACGATATCTCTTCGGTTTACGGCCATGGCCTCGCAGGACGCGTTCTGGTAGAAGTGGCCGCCCGTGCGGATCTCGCGTTTGCGAACCGGTCATGGCCGGCCGTGATCGAAGCCTGGGGCGTGACCTTTGTCTGCTATGATTTCGACGACGGCGTGGATGACTGGACCATGCTCGAATCCAGTCTCGTCGTTATCTGCGGCGACGCCATCGTCGTGGGCGGACACGCCGTTTTCGTCTCGCTCACCCTGCTGGAAATGTCGAATATCGCCCGTCTCGCCACATCGCGACAAAGAGGACGGATGGTCAATGCGTTCGAGTTTCGCGGCGATATGTGCGTGGCGGCCTCGATCCATCGTGCGCTGGCGCGTTCGGGCATCTATTTTTCGGAAGGTCGCGTCACGGCAAGCGACGGCGGCGCCGATCTCTACAGGCCGCTTCTGCCGCACGTGGTCTATGGAGACGGCCGCGAGATCGCTGACCGGGAGGTCAGCGCCCGCGACTTCCTCCCGGCGCTCGACCGTGTCGGCCTGACGCGCGTGTTCGACCGGATGGTCGTTCTCGCGGCGATCGATCGCCTGCGCCATCACCCCGATGAAACGCTCGGCTGCAGCATTTCCGCTCTCTCGGCCATCGATGACGTCTGGTGGCATTCGACGCTGATCATCCTCTCTGCGCAACCGGCCATCGCTGTCCGCCTTATTGTCGAAATCGAGCGCCTGCATCTCCTGGCCCATCCTGAGCCCGTCGCGCTGTTCGCCGCCGCGCTCCGCGCGCGCGGGTGCAGGGTGGCTATCGGCGATTTCGACGGCACCGCGCCGGCGTTGGCGCTCGCACGCGACGGCGTCATCGACCTCATCAAGATTGATGCCGGACGCGGAGCCAACGGCCAGCCTGCGACGAGGCGTGCCGACATCAACGCACTGATACGGCAGGCGAGCCATCTCCAGGCGGCGGTGGTGGCTGCGAATGTCGAGAACGAGACGGATTTTGCCGAGGTGCTGGCAGCGGGAGCACGTTGGGTCCATGGGTCCTTCATCGGCTGA
- a CDS encoding recombinase family protein, with amino-acid sequence MFRSWKRAEKRADRRDPLLSTLSRQSFARHAKKIAWRVKGRKRPHRRKHAVMRIGYARVSTEDQKLDLQTQVLNKSECDMIFTDHGFSGGSFDRPGLEQALSRLERGDTLVVWRLDRLGRSLVKLVQVMDEFRQRGVHFHSLTENIDTSSSGGKLMFHMIAALSEFERTIISERTRAGMAAARNNGQRLGRPPSLTDDELTAIVKAINERGESLRDAAMRNNVSLRSLRRMIARGRDFGTASLQAHCGPDLCPM; translated from the coding sequence ATGTTTCGGTCATGGAAACGGGCCGAAAAGCGTGCGGACAGAAGGGACCCTTTATTGTCAACTTTAAGTCGGCAATCCTTCGCCAGGCATGCAAAAAAAATCGCCTGGCGGGTGAAGGGGAGAAAAAGACCACATCGGAGAAAACACGCAGTCATGAGAATTGGTTATGCACGGGTTTCAACAGAGGATCAGAAACTCGATCTTCAAACACAGGTTCTGAACAAGTCGGAGTGCGACATGATCTTCACGGATCACGGGTTTTCCGGTGGATCCTTCGATAGGCCAGGATTGGAGCAGGCTTTGAGCAGGCTCGAAAGAGGCGACACCCTTGTTGTCTGGCGGCTGGACCGTCTCGGCCGGTCGCTGGTCAAGCTGGTGCAGGTCATGGACGAGTTCCGCCAGAGAGGGGTTCATTTCCACTCGCTGACCGAGAACATCGATACGAGTTCCTCGGGCGGTAAGCTGATGTTTCACATGATCGCCGCTCTTTCCGAGTTCGAACGGACGATTATCAGTGAACGGACGCGGGCCGGCATGGCGGCCGCGCGCAACAACGGTCAACGGCTTGGCCGCCCTCCATCCCTGACCGATGACGAGCTGACCGCCATCGTCAAGGCGATCAACGAACGCGGAGAAAGTCTTCGTGACGCGGCGATGAGAAACAATGTCTCGCTCCGCTCCCTGCGGCGCATGATTGCCAGGGGCAGAGACTTCGGTACGGCCTCCCTGCAGGCACATTGCGGACCGGATCTCTGTCCGATGTAA
- a CDS encoding recombinase family protein, with protein sequence MIGYARVSTDDQNLDLQINALQKAGCSKIFFDKGVSGKVFERPGLANAISSLHPGKMFVVWRLDRLGRSLPKLIDFIDQLGKQNIAFLSLTENIDTKSSGGRLIFHIMGALAEFERTLISERTKAGMEAARMKGTHLGRQPSMSTTDVQQALRAMNAGEDIDSIARQYDISTRTLRRHIMKMNAI encoded by the coding sequence GTGATCGGTTATGCGCGCGTTTCAACGGACGATCAAAATCTTGATCTCCAGATCAATGCTCTTCAAAAAGCTGGCTGCAGTAAGATATTCTTCGACAAGGGCGTCTCGGGCAAGGTATTCGAGCGGCCTGGACTTGCTAACGCTATTTCGAGCCTGCACCCTGGCAAGATGTTCGTCGTCTGGCGCCTGGATAGACTGGGGCGATCTCTTCCCAAACTTATCGACTTCATCGACCAGCTGGGAAAGCAGAACATCGCCTTTCTCTCGCTGACCGAAAACATCGATACCAAATCCTCCGGGGGGCGGCTCATCTTTCACATTATGGGCGCGCTGGCGGAGTTCGAGCGAACGCTGATCAGCGAAAGAACGAAGGCGGGAATGGAGGCAGCCCGCATGAAAGGCACGCATCTCGGACGACAGCCATCCATGAGCACGACCGACGTGCAACAGGCCCTGAGAGCGATGAATGCCGGCGAAGACATCGACTCCATCGCCAGGCAATACGACATCTCAACCCGCACCCTGCGGCGCCACATTATGAAAATGAATGCGATTTAG
- a CDS encoding LacI family DNA-binding transcriptional regulator gives MMTTWHGRRATIRDVALAAGVSISTASNALNGQGRTNAETRDRVKRIAEKIGFRPNALARGLLSRRSHSIGMITNDTYGRLTLPMTAGVSEALVDHGVSVFLCATNNDPRLARLHLEALLDKQVDGIIFTATRVDLAPQVDLSRLPIPVVYAFAEGPDTSVSFVPDDQQGARLAVEHLLSLGHRRILHITGPEDFAAVRRRAEAYRACVGGEGEVMFGPWGEDWGHEAVHRILTRPEPRPDAIFCGSDETARGVIDALRDHGLAVPGDMAVVGFDNWHVVAAQTRPALTTIDMGLKELGRRAGLAMLDLTQGKPVESGINYIACELVVRASCGTDLACQSLMSSQGPQGQNR, from the coding sequence ATGATGACCACTTGGCATGGGCGAAGAGCGACGATCCGCGATGTGGCGCTCGCTGCGGGCGTCAGCATTTCCACCGCTTCAAACGCACTGAATGGACAGGGCCGGACAAATGCCGAGACCCGTGACCGGGTAAAGCGCATCGCTGAAAAGATCGGCTTCCGGCCGAATGCACTCGCGCGCGGGTTGCTCAGTCGACGCAGCCATTCGATCGGCATGATCACCAACGACACCTATGGACGGTTGACCTTGCCGATGACGGCGGGCGTTTCGGAAGCGCTCGTCGATCATGGCGTGTCGGTCTTTCTCTGCGCCACCAACAACGATCCCAGGCTTGCCCGCCTTCATCTGGAAGCGCTGCTGGACAAGCAGGTGGACGGGATCATCTTCACGGCCACCCGGGTCGATCTTGCGCCGCAGGTCGATCTCTCCCGCCTGCCCATACCGGTGGTCTATGCCTTTGCGGAAGGGCCGGACACCAGTGTGTCATTCGTTCCCGATGATCAGCAGGGCGCCCGCCTGGCGGTCGAGCACCTCCTGTCGCTCGGGCATCGCCGGATCCTGCACATCACGGGACCGGAGGACTTCGCCGCTGTTCGCCGCCGTGCCGAAGCCTATCGCGCCTGTGTGGGGGGCGAAGGCGAGGTTATGTTTGGACCCTGGGGTGAAGATTGGGGGCACGAAGCCGTTCACAGGATACTGACGCGCCCGGAGCCGCGCCCGGATGCGATCTTCTGCGGAAGCGACGAGACCGCCCGTGGCGTGATCGACGCTTTGCGGGACCACGGACTTGCCGTGCCCGGCGACATGGCGGTCGTCGGCTTCGACAACTGGCATGTCGTCGCTGCCCAGACCCGCCCGGCCCTGACGACGATCGACATGGGCCTGAAGGAACTGGGCAGACGGGCGGGTTTGGCAATGCTGGACCTCACCCAGGGCAAGCCTGTGGAGTCGGGGATCAACTACATCGCGTGCGAACTTGTCGTGCGAGCATCCTGCGGCACCGACCTGGCTTGTCAGAGTTTGATGTCGTCGCAAGGCCCTCAAGGGCAAAATCGCTGA
- a CDS encoding ABC transporter substrate-binding protein, translating to MLKITLALAALSLVASTTLANATDVTLWVRTSSGAVLQGLADHYNASHSDKIVVTQITAEQMVPKLGAAIAGGAAPDGAVLDLIYLPTFAAADGLEDITEFVKSRPYASAMSPSHIRLATYEDKIYGVPALPDASIIAYNTDLFEKAGLDPNKAPASLEEIAADAKKIAALGNETYGFYFVANSGSWLIYDFLPHLWAAGADILSEDGRTATVDTPALRETIAAYRDMWKAGAIHPTSRSGNGNNAVEAFASGKVGVLMTGSYIVNLLTSKYPDVKFAVAPIPGPKGGASSFAGGDTLAVMKGIDEDKKKVLLDFVDFYMTPEQQVYITKESGMPSRTDLAGDAYANFDKRNLVSYDILSKARTPYTFSSDELFVSRTGPFVNLIQGAIFGEDVDGSIKTAQDAFTKVLERTNP from the coding sequence ATGCTGAAGATCACACTGGCGCTCGCCGCGCTTTCGCTTGTTGCCAGCACCACGCTGGCGAATGCAACCGATGTCACCCTGTGGGTTCGCACCTCGTCCGGCGCCGTCCTCCAGGGCCTCGCAGATCACTACAACGCCTCCCATTCCGACAAGATCGTCGTGACGCAGATTACGGCCGAGCAGATGGTGCCGAAGCTGGGCGCGGCCATCGCCGGCGGTGCGGCACCCGATGGCGCCGTGCTCGATCTCATCTATCTGCCGACCTTTGCCGCAGCCGATGGCTTGGAAGACATTACCGAGTTCGTCAAGAGCCGCCCTTATGCAAGCGCCATGAGCCCGTCGCATATCCGCCTTGCGACCTACGAGGACAAGATTTACGGCGTACCGGCCCTCCCCGATGCCTCGATCATCGCTTATAACACCGACCTCTTCGAAAAGGCCGGTCTCGATCCGAACAAGGCGCCGGCGTCGCTGGAAGAGATTGCCGCCGACGCCAAGAAGATCGCGGCGCTCGGCAACGAGACCTACGGCTTCTACTTCGTCGCCAATTCCGGCAGCTGGCTGATCTACGACTTCCTGCCGCATCTCTGGGCAGCGGGCGCCGACATCCTCAGCGAGGACGGCCGCACGGCCACCGTCGATACGCCGGCGCTGCGCGAGACGATCGCCGCCTATCGCGACATGTGGAAGGCGGGTGCGATCCATCCCACTTCCCGCTCCGGCAACGGCAACAATGCGGTCGAAGCCTTTGCCTCCGGCAAGGTCGGCGTTCTCATGACCGGCTCCTATATCGTCAACCTGCTGACGAGCAAGTATCCGGACGTCAAGTTCGCCGTCGCGCCGATCCCCGGCCCCAAGGGCGGAGCCTCCAGCTTTGCCGGTGGCGATACGCTGGCCGTCATGAAGGGCATCGATGAGGACAAGAAGAAGGTCCTGCTCGACTTCGTCGATTTCTACATGACACCGGAGCAGCAGGTCTACATCACAAAGGAATCCGGCATGCCCTCGCGCACCGATCTCGCAGGCGATGCCTATGCGAACTTCGACAAGCGCAATCTGGTGTCCTACGACATCCTGTCGAAGGCACGCACGCCCTACACCTTCTCCTCGGACGAACTCTTCGTCAGCCGTACCGGACCCTTCGTCAACCTGATCCAGGGCGCGATCTTCGGGGAAGACGTCGATGGATCCATCAAGACCGCGCAGGATGCGTTCACCAAGGTTCTTGAGCGAACCAACCCTTAA